A window of Festucalex cinctus isolate MCC-2025b chromosome 6, RoL_Fcin_1.0, whole genome shotgun sequence contains these coding sequences:
- the LOC144020329 gene encoding uncharacterized protein C4orf54-like, which translates to MISYDLMMILPHRTHPLPTPLPSPPPPPHSWLSVPTSWQPAEFSVLCRVNIADLMEAAEETLTYRDGPGPHRTLLPGDKVKDTGGHFETRSESNYVDLDMRPEGAKTVKVTFTGEGSQLSVKSDGSRQGVRGPASVDSVEMGSGVDPGGPALKTRAELSYEEDSGDETQLHVEVDPSECSEGDELQYTDMCLNSRTESDDGASVVLSDHSGTDTLKDESHYITTHEIQLTELDHDVDYDLGRGASWDFEDDNLVYSFVDYASLESDDTRTGTLILEGRSQVAKLGVSTEQDDSDLCDSEKCASSDESVCKNRTVGDKIHLSIQASREEPVGVTDEGAKPFGDRSHFSFVRAGPLGDNRAKYFIPAPGRQHLATKLRRKDINEYSSGASSSISELDDADKEVRNLTARSFRSLACPYFDTINLSTSSESSMSEYGLNKWSAYVDWNYGHIPRGAEHSVIAHKTTSTTLEMNETLESKRAPQANRRLSFHQEASLCKGAAIKDQREVTLNVQCDLGAQAATKRPKSTKSRSGEVHGAVLARSGCEMQYHHTDSTGNTHKRAVFASSLLKNVISKKMQFEQERKMERGEISDTYPALSPCFLDGGKDRRGFQRQSSESGSGYTNSGDDQPLEGSRPSSCEPAEEQRSTDALEDSGKREPKTGLSHSQSSAFDSWKDDEAVKEAELAKEESDGSNMLTKLLFVPSCQRFSKEKERAECETVLKTANTTDKEQSDKGGKTPEIKICLRSVKENIGGALNIANLLTPKINSVNTFRGAGDAKCHILSALDKVPSFTVRDVRETKCKFQTPIYRVRDVRKLVKSSYSFVSLDNNDSKGSVESAEKLEDKANKEPVKQVSPSPIVIKCHSVKTNKSPKETEDAPPQCATSKVPVVVPKQPEQSEAEKLFKQRQERFAGEAIDKRFEPRIPKQAALEKLKAAVKTMEQLYVFDRNEWKRKAQPQQPITGSHVLSLIAREERGAEETTAESDVIHDQPAQRKTFSNKSVLHLGKSNKAHVSISSVASPAPQSAALQSAKSSKTPAPPFSVKIEPGTQGQVEQRKVQNSPTNLNVPQIDSENYLTIPGLAYTNEIKMANKETAYTETKPSFSQQVDDKTSEHPASSLYHQPAAGPQTQVLCFSPPFATLSLPPSSGDAALQTQRKMLLDPTTGHYYLVDTPIKTTTKRLFDPETGQYVDVPHSPVPPIAPVTPVPLPLPPLTLSPGAFAPTYMIYPGFIPSPTLQPQALLTPSPGHSDDRETLKSTTSAKQEVNAPSAESPYYSATAEAPPGHAKPSSLIGGTVSMDRKPIISITTQQGPRIIAPPSFDGTTMSFVVEHR; encoded by the coding sequence ATGATAAGCTATGATCTGATGATGATCCTCCCCCACAGGACCCACCCtctccccacccccctcccctctccACCACCTCCCCCGCACTCGTGGCTCTCCGTGCCCACGTCCTGGCAGCCGGCAGAGTTTTCCGTCCTGTGTCGGGTCAACATCGCAGACCTCATGGAAGCAGCGGAGGAAACTCTCACTTACCGAGATGGCCCCGGACCTCACAGGACGCTGCTCCCAGGGGACAAGGTTAAGGACACCGGGGGACATTTTGAGACAAGAAGTGAGTCCAACTACGTGGATTTGGACATGAGACCGGAAGGCGCAAAGACTGTGAAAGTAACGTTCACCGGCGAGGGGAGCCAGCTGTCTGTCAAAAGTGACGGTTCAAGGCAGGGGGTGCGTGGACCGGCCTCTGTGGACTCTGTGGAAATGGGCAGCGGTGTTGATCCGGGTGGACCCGCTTTGAAAACTCGCGCCGAACTTTCCTACGAGGAGGACTCGGGGGATGAGACGCAGCTGCATGTGGAAGTGGACCCGAGCGAGTGCAGCGAGGGGGACGAGCTCCAGTACACGGACATGTGCCTGAACAGCCGAACCGAGTCGGACGACGGTGCCAGCGTGGTTCTGTCCGACCACAGCGGCACGGACACGCTAAAGGACGAGTCTCACTATATCACCACGCATGAAATCCAGCTGACCGAACTCGATCACGACGTCGATTACGACCTCGGCCGCGGTGCCAGCTGGGACTTTGAGGACGACAACTTGGTGTACTCCTTCGTGGATTACGCCTCACTTGAAAGCGACGACACCCGAACCGGGACTCTGATCTTGGAGGGCAGGAGTCAGGTTGCCAAACTTGGCGTGAGCACGGAGCAGGACGACAGCGATCTGTGCGACTCGGAGAAATGCGCCAGCTCAGATGAAAGTGTGTGCAAAAACCGCACGGTCGGGGACAAAATCCACCTGTCCATTCAAGCCTCCAGAGAGGAGCCTGTCGGCGTTACGGACGAGGGCGCCAAGCCCTTTGGAGACAGGAGTCACTTCTCTTTCGTGAGAGCGGGACCTTTGGGAGATAACAGAGCCAAGTATTTCATCCCCGCTCCGGGCCGTCAGCACCTTGCAACCAAACTAAGACGGAAGGACATTAATGAATATTCCAGTGGCGCCTCCAGCTCCATCAGCGAGCTGGATGACGCGGATAAAGAGGTGCGTAATTTAACCGCCAGGTCATTCCGAAGCTTGGCATGCCCTTACTTTGATACGATTAATTTAAGCACTTCAAGCGAGTCGTCCATGTCGGAATACGGCCTCAACAAGTGGTCTGCTTACGTGGATTGGAATTATGGACACATCCCACGGGGGGCAGAGCACAGTGTAATTGCGCACAAGACCACCAGCACCACATTGGAAATGAATGAGACGCTGGAGAGTAAAAGAGCCCCACAGGCTAATAGGAGACTATCTTTTCATCAGGAAGCGTCTTTGTGCAAAGGAGCCGCTATAAAAGATCAACGAGAGGTGACGTTGAATGTCCAGTGTGACTTAGGCGCACAAGCAGCCACCAAGCGACCCAAAAGCACCAAGAGCAGGTCCGGGGAGGTGCATGGAGCGGTGTTGGCCAGGTCAGGTTGTGAAATGCAGTATCACCACACAGACAGCACAGGCAACACACATAAGAGGGCTGTCTTTGCATCAAGCCTTCTGAAAAATGTCATCTCCAAAAAGATGCAGTTCGAGCAGGAGCGCAAGATGGAGAGAGGCGAGATCTCAGACACATACCCCGCGCTCTCCCCTTGCTTTCTGGACGGGGGGAAGGACAGGAGGGGCTTTCAAAGGCAAAGCTCGGAATCAGGCTCAGGTTACACTAATTCTGGAGATGACCAGCCTTTGGAGGGCAGCAGGCCAAGTTCTTGTGAGCCCGCAGAAGAGCAGAGAAGCACCGATGCCTTGGAGGATTCAGGGAAAAGGGAGCCTAAAACGGGGCTAAGTCACAGTCAAAGCAGCGCGTTTGATTCCTGGAAGGACGACGAAGCCGTGAAGGAAGCTGAGCTCGCCAAGGAGGAATCGGACGGGAGTAACATGCTCACGAAACTTCTTTTCGTGCCGAGCTGCCAGCGTTTCTCCAAAGAGAAGGAACGTGCAGAATGTGAGACGGTGCTCAAGACGGCAAACACGACTGACAAAGAACAAAGCGACAAAGGCGGAAAAACACCTGAGATCAAAAtatgtctgagaagtgtgaaAGAAAATATAGGAGGAGCCCTGAATATTGCCAATCTGTTAACCCCTAAAATAAATTCAGTCAACACATTTCGAGGAGCAGGTGATGCCAAATGCCATATTTTGTCTGCTTTGGATAAGGTCCCAAGTTTTACAGTTCGAGATGTCAGAGAGACTAAGTGCAAGTTTCAAACACCAATCTACCGTGTCCGGGATGTGCGTAAActggtgaaaagttcatatagCTTTGTTTCTTTGGATAATAACGACAGTAAAGGTTCGGTTGAATCCGCCGAGAAACTTGAAGACAAGGCGAACAAGGAGCCAGTAAAACAAGTGTCGCCTTCTCCCATTGTCATTAAATGCCACtcagtaaaaacaaataaatcaccAAAAGAAACAGAAGATGCGCCGCCACAGTGTGCTACCAGCAAAGTGCCAGTAGTTGTACCAAAGCAACCCGAGCAGTCGGAAGCTGAAAAACTATTCAAACAAAGGCAGGAAAGGTTTGCCGGCGAGGCGATCGACAAGCGATTCGAGCCACGAATTCCCAAACAAGCCGCACTGGAGAAACTCAAAGCTGCCGTCAAAACGATGGAGCAGCTTTACGTGTTTGACCGAAACGAATGGAAACGCAAGGCTCAGCCTCAGCAGCCAATCACTGGCAGCCACGTGCTGTCGCTAATCGCCCGCGAGGAGCGAGGAGCAGAAGAAACAACAGCAGAAAGTGACGTCATACACGACCAGCCAGCGCAACGCAAAACCTTCAGCAACAAAAGCGTCCTTCATCTCGGCAAAAGCAACAAGGCGCACGTTAGCATTAGCTCGGTTGCTAGCCCTGCGCCACAAAGCGCCGCTTTACAGTCTGCCAAAAGTTCCAAGACGCCAGCCCCACCTTTCTCTGTGAAAATAGAACCTGGCACACAAGGGCAGGTAGAGCAGAGAAAGGTCCAAAACAGTCCCACTAATCTCAACGTCCCACAAATCGACTCGGAAAACTATTTAACCATACCGGGCCTGGCGTACACCAATGAGATCAAAATGGCCAACAAGGAGACAGCTTACACAGAGACGAAGCCGAGCTTCAGCCAACAAGTTGACGACAAGACATCCGAGCACCCAGCTTCGTCGCTCTACCACCAGCCTGCAGCGGGCCCGCAAACACAAGTGTTGTGTTTCTCACCCCCTTTTGCCACTCTGTCACTTCCACCTTCCAGTGGAGACGCAGCCCTTCAAACGCAGCGTAAAATGCTCCTCGACCCCACCACAGGACATTACTATTTAGTGGACACGCCCATCAAGACCACCACAAAACGACTGTTTGACCCAGAGACAGGCCAGTACGTAGATGTGCCGCATTCACCGGTGCCGCCGATCGCCCCCGTCACCCCCGTCCCCCTCCCATTGCCGCCCCTGACCTTGAGCCCGGGAGCATTCGCACCCACCTACATGATTTACCCGGGATTCATCCCCTCGCCCACTCTGCAACCTCAAGCCTTGTTGACACCGTCGCCCGGTCACTCTGATGACAGAGAAACGTTGAAAAGCACCACAAGCGCAAAGCAGGAAGTGAACGCTCCGTCGGCGGAGAGTCCCTACTACAGTGCAACGGCCGAGGCCCCGCCGGGACACGCAAAGCCCTCGTCGCTCATAGGAGGCACAGTCAGCATGGACAGGAAGCCGATTATCAGCATCACTACGCAACAAGGTCCAAGAATCATCGCCCCGCCTTCCTTCGACGGAACCACGATGAGCTTTGTGGTGGAGCACAGATGA
- the LOC144020688 gene encoding leucine-rich repeat LGI family member 2-like, which produces MHRHLIFLFALLCICSANKWKRNFKCPSGCTCTKETIMCVGTSHVPRTVPSDINSLSIVNGSIAEIPEGMFSLMPSLQLLLLNANSLTTIKDDAFYGLPHLEYLFIEGNKIETIAKKAFRGLRDLTHLSLANNKMRFLPRDLFFDLDSLLELDLRGNAFQCSCENKWLMTWLKNTNATVSDVFCAGPSDMKGKRLNDLPIAPDQCMSTDFVRHQSIPIQSMSADIFSFKEDIYVAMAAPNSNSCVVMEWDHIEMNFRKFDNITGKSVVGCTSVLVDEHVLIIVTQLFGGSHIYKFDDQQNKFTKFQSIEVLNISKPNDIEAFRMDGEWYFVIVDSSKAGLSTLYKWTDQPDLNQTGFYTYQFLHEWFRDTDAEYVEMDGKSYLILASRSQSPVIYLWNKSTLKFMLHSEFPNAEDVVAVKAFRVENELYLAMTCYIGDSKILKWASKQFTEMQALPSRGAMVLQPFSFMDRHYLALGSDYSFTQIYLWDTETKTFQKFKDIYVQSPRSFSAVTTDRRNFIFSSSFKGKSMVFEHIVVDLSL; this is translated from the exons ATGCATCGGCATCTGATATTCTTATTTGCGCTGCTGTGTATTTGCAGTGCAAACAAATGGAAAAGGAATTTTAAATGTCCTTCAGGATGTACGTGCACGAAGGAGACCATCATGTGTGTTGGCACCTCGCACGTCCCGCGCACAGTGCCGAGTGACATCAACTCGCT GAGCATCGTAAACGGCTCCATTGCAGAAATCCCAGAGGGGATGTTTTCGCTCATGCCTTCTCTGCAACTACT GCTTCTAAATGCAAACTCCTTGACCACGATTAAAGACGATGCTTTCTATGGTCTTCCACATTTGGAATATTT GTTCATTGAAGGGAATAAGATTGAAACCATCGCCAAAAAGGCCTTCCGTGGTCTGCGAGATCTAACTCATCT ATCCCTTGCCAATAACAAGATGAGGTTCCTGCCAAGAGACCTGTTTTTTGACTTGGATTCATTGCTGGAACT GGATCTACGAGGTAACGCGTTCCAGTGCAGCTGTGAGAACAAGTGGCTGATGACGTGGCTGAAAAACACAAACGCTACAGTGTCAGACGTCTTCTGTGCAGGCCCCAGTGACATGAAGGGAAAGCGTCTCAATGACCTTCCCATCGCACCAGACCAGTGCATGTCTACAG ACTTTGTGCGTCACCAGTCAATTCCGATTCAGTCCATGTCGGCGGACATCTTCTCCTTTAAGGAGGACATCTATGTGGCCATGGCGGCACCCAACTCCAACAGCTGTGTGGTCATGGAGTGGGATCACATCGAAATGAATTTCAGAAAATTTGACAACATAACAG GAAAGTCTGTCGTCGGGTGCACATCAGTTCTGGTCGACGAGCATGTCTTGATCATCGTCACGCAGCTCTTTGGGGGATCCCACATTTACAAGTTTGATGATCAGCAGAACAAGTTCACCAAGTTTCAATCCATCGAGGTCCTCAACATCTCGAAACCAAACGACATTGAGGCCTTCCGAATGGATGGCGAATGGTATTTTGTGATAGTAGACAGCTCCAAAGCGGGCCTGTCTACCCTTTACAAGTGGACCGACCAACCAGACCTGAACCAAACTGGGTTCTATACCTATCAGTTCCTTCATGAATGGTTCCGCGATACAGATGCTGAGTATGTTGAAATGGACGGAAAGTCCTACCTCATTTTAGCTAGCCGTTCTCAATCGCCCGTCATCTACTTGTGGAACAAGAGCACTTTGAAGTTCATGCTTCACAGCGAATTTCCGAATGCGGAGGATGTGGTGGCGGTCAAAGCTTTCCGAGTGGAAAATGAATTGTATCTCGCTATGACCTGCTACATTGGTGACTCCAAAATACTCAAGTGGGCCAGTAAGCAGTTCACAGAGATGCAGGCTCTTCCCTCTCGAGGAGCGATGGTCCTCCAGCCTTTCTCCTTCATGGACAGACACTACCTCGCTCTGGGCAGTGATTACTCCTTCACACAAATCTACCTTTGGGACACAGAGACCAAAACCTTCCAGAAGTTCAAGGACATATATGTGCAGTCCCCGCGGTCCTTTTCTGCAGTCACTACTGACCGCAGGAATTTCATCTTCTCTTCCAGCTTTAAGGGCAAATCGATGGTCTTTGAGCATATTGTTGTAGATTTAAGCTTATAA